One window of the Penaeus vannamei isolate JL-2024 chromosome 31, ASM4276789v1, whole genome shotgun sequence genome contains the following:
- the LOC113825829 gene encoding microtubule-associated protein futsch, protein MSLSERHDPWTTFFYNTRDANEEAVGQWKKTLRHRDQPITIVGEDESSYADDTRDGRWRSRERVPSGSRTGRDASTKEYWKRVRSLSRENKQRQEARERHARRLELEERRRREQILAERKKERDTLMMKFLREPIRQRRAAQAAEKAASKRVEQEGDQDGGETSVASSEGRIHSSQSVPDLEEALRIVRGEDQALDARAQAFLSPTKRRRPVKEDESLCNRYLRTQTRPSRGSPGPPRRPPAPPTRPFPPGSTDDVIRENQKPYPTRPPEELLARTRQLRGKAARDENDSLKLGTTKVLSDTFCVASEGRSAEMLLTEYRPPADSHIMVLPRPRLERRSSMPDLRDFRCVSSAVVYETIATLGRLGEARGLLVVPPRENGPSTISQVAVPTPDIMLEKQNNDKAQTTPQQWARKMNKFIHEETQAVLQASPLLEGLSPSGQSGATKGRRTQRKEWISKHTSVKTLQKKILPKSVTDSSSQTDTIRPISAVHHRRNSIGSEGAESVYYDSLEEEDSRSASYKAGHQAFYVPITSEAEVAINAGPTLPARLSARLEERRASTRRHSRSGSLGVSSLALTGKRVHLIDEAKMAQMIASGEDTNGFEVPESLLETNDDIGAESDSDILDSPKVKNMKKDTLVSCSSEQDTDTSQSDIVQLSSTKNSSQRGSSEEPPNAHGDHVVPETVNSQPMTDTYTSFSDHSNSDSSTEPLEDMQTKKTPEKSEQSTAELTADRVNGEPFSNSEPEFNNDQDDSGKETVPQSSEQNENIKIQVTNENGEDVDPNTDTEVNSPDLPNGDTNNPISEEKHTLNDNNPDTEISDHYESDTFQSGSMDNSINEYISPRDVVENHNPSIQESVDLLSASESIEEVSENLVSETLDDEAIHSNSNDIQEDLSSSSVQEQYEIIGFTSNGKEMLLESGFIDCDDPSLLPEPLSINCDEISPTLIQTSRGEVNDAEANEELAEKDLNLQLHNQSVQQTCPTSTLEKEETENEIAEAETSEITVKADGDAEVPNTDMTNYFTNESELQTSDNTQEDARQSVTENVNDVNVEETKKENAENTLDESEPPDTEIDNEELSDGTDSWDRVTVVRVSSGSTSESRNDTPDIDNEGTDTLQSSAEEGSRSNVCQEPPLSPQDLTADAFSATDASLLDEIFRNASPHDGNCSPVDESSSGLSTIEEDDDEHLEYAQDDDPNPLLEDTVVGEQSPPADTKLHEEENRNVSTEELHREEDKSILVEKEEALLLKNEDETNEVENKDEIEKEENCIFCGGEIIVAHDDETLNDEEDIVTDVAESSLLIVDTETPTGMDAAECMPEMEKEYAQGEDVIVTDGFKEVNTNEKEGDITDLDENASGNTADELKDTSVTEGEADTNTTKNNEEVTLDEHEANIHRVEEKSDVAEKVLGIAETDEKADLSLAEEGVDLSVVEVEHETSVAEEEEDIVENEKEDIDETVEKAEFILAEEKPDISVVEEKVSLAEEGENKDRTEVIMAEKGTDITVTEENENIIVSDGLADVNGIEGSLTKTEEVEEVTEDKPNSCAPEDRTNTAAEELDIIVAEEEAPVVEEDAEVSICEEKVDEAKEELKIDDEVEETEIITEEDITVAEAVVNFAGDKGEVSQAEDEAGVTIMEEVTEVSVAEGLIQGTEETPVPEKEAELTIDEEVANVLLSEGGEERVIEENNGKDSEINEAEEEVGVTLTEQEAEASVMEKGTDGVANVFMAGEREEEEITMADEVTDVLMNEENEEEITMADEVTDVLMKKENEEEISMADEVTDLLVKKENEEETTMADEVTDVLMKEEHEEITMDDEVTDLLMKGEEEEQEITMANEVDVFMAAENEEEGISLAEEITEATVDEEENSLTEAEEGTDAIVAEEEAEITVTGENPSIVVDEEANELGEQSIPIDVEGDDATFFEAIGGNTECKENVEEIEHSHPCLEGGTEVLTTDGADLGVTKDIHDVDEETVTEEMPESIYEEEIDKDNDDDTFCLSVDRQITNIKEPQNDELDPDKDIDESHDESIGDLLENDHDLIDRDEASIASHHDSDGGESLLMSDATLDTTEPETKAEYEEILGSVLETEIKAEYEELIGSEKETSDKDMYEDMIDRVESSIEEKVYVTDKKVSRNFNSFLMKSGASNDMNHTKIMESSDIQHAQAAWENDGELNEGSSSDHTITLGNHDDNDGLSDKEDSAGAHDGDEQERSGSNWAASVSQAGEQTECEVGSLNVDRQAEACVDAPSSASSDASPRERSEGDHGEAVAAANSPSSDSGVVEMAGKTAHSPSDASVEEVVAEDHNPRGRDAQDSSRSEESVRSAPPNRRTSSKQAKDRANRITSGRRRSSSGCGRASLDGGDVTTLHGWTTFTAPGDNSDNDSSKPRRRHWEAPTSDSFQNLPPQVDSDGASLSRHRMVQEYLDSLQNHQISKDGSPRCTVGSGPHSINDFPTDNVSELDTSDSGDMSYSERLLRVLESRRSRRHRPRSSNIDGEDTPTRYRPSALSALDVFLTTLSRYRGGQQFEGDPPRDPTPPPLPQDSEDNVTVQVKTGPRQHDVRVSSRRQVRLVVNVGNPTRASDSGCVADSSQSERKVKRTGPVGGGSPTGRRRPTRNVSETRAPGHARANAASDPEVDQLLSDVREYLNKKLSRQSGAEESGDQAPPDGIVVEGNNIEKCFTERPPGGGRARLYPKHRPKQDERRQRMAGDPKQKERQRIQQSIHAINALLKQYS, encoded by the exons ATGAGCCTCTCTGAAAGGCACGACCCATGGACGACCTTCTTCTACAACACCCGCGACGCCAACGAAGAGGCAGTCGGCCAGTGGAAGAAGACGCTCCGGCACCGCGACCAGCCGATCAC TATTGTAGGAGAGGATGAGAGTTCCTACGCGGACGACACCCGAGATGGACGCTGGAGGAGTCGCGAGCGTGTGCCGTCGGGCTCGAGGACGGGCCGGGACGCCTCCACCAAAGAGTATTGGAAACGCGTCAGATCGCTGTCCAGGGAGAACAAGCAGCGCCAAGA GGCTCGAGAGCGGCATGCGAGAAGGCTTGAACTTGAGGAGCGCCGAAGGAGGGAGCAGATCCttgcagagaggaagaaggaacgggATACCCTGATGATGAAGTTCCTGCGCGAGCCCATCCGCCAGCGACGCGCAGCTCAGGCCGCCGAGAAGGCTGCCTCCAAGCGGGTCGAGCAGGAGGGCGACCAGGACGGAGGAGAAACGTCCGTGGCTAGCAGTGAAGGAAGGATACACAGCAGTCAGTCTGTCCCCGATCTGGAGGAGGCTCTAagaattgtccgaggggaagATCAGGCCCTGGATGCCAG AGCTCAAGCTTTCCTGAGTCCAACCAAAAGACGGCGCCCAGTGAAGGAGGACGAGTCCCTTTGCAACAGGTACCTGCGCACTCAAACCCGTCCCTCCCGAGGCTCCCCAGGTCCTCCGCGTCGGCCCCCTGCGCCTCCAACCCGCCCTTTTCCTCCAGGTAGCACTGACGATGTCATCCGCGAGAATCAGAAGCCCTATCCTACTCGTCCGCCAGAGGAGCTCCTAGCCCGAACCCGGCAGCTGAGAGGGAAAGCGGCCAGGGATGAGAATGACAGCCTCAAGTTGGGCACAACCAAAGTTCTCAGTGACACCTTCTGTGTTGCCTCCGAAGGTCGGAGCGCGGAGATGCTCCTGACGGAATACAGACCTCCAGCTGACAGCCACATTATGGTGCTTCCGCGTCCAAGGTTAGAGCGACGTAGTTCCATGCCGGATTTGAGGGATTTTCGTTGTGTTAGTTCCGCTGTTGTTTACGAGACAATTGCCACATTAGGTCGTCTAGGGGAGGCACGGGGATTGCTTGTGGTGCCGCCGAGGGAAAATGGCCCAAGCACCATTTCCCAAGTCGCTGTCCCAACACCAGATATTATGCTGGAAAAACAGAACAACGATAAAGCACAGACAACCCCGCAACAATGGGCTCGAAAGATGAATAAGTTTATCCATGAGGAAACCCAGGCAGTGTTACAAGCCAGCCCTCTTCTCGAAGGCCTCTCACCAAGTGGTCAAAGTGGAGCAACAAAGGGCAGGCGGACACAACGAAAAGAATGGATATCTAAGCATACCTCTGTCAAAACTTTACAGAAGAAAATTTTACCGAAGTCAGTGACAGATTCTTCTTCTCAGACAGATACCATCAGACCTATTTCCGCTGTACACCATCGCCGTAACTCTATTGGCAGCGAAGGTGCTGAATCAGTGTATTATGATagcttggaggaggaggacagcagAAGTGCTAGTTACAAGGCTGGCCATCAAGCATTTTATGTGCCAATAACTAGTGAAGCAGAAGTGGCCATCAACGCTGGACCCACACTGCCTGCCAGACTGTCAGCCCGGTTGGAGGAGAGGCGAGCGTCCACTAGACGCCATTCGAGGTCCGGTTCCCTTGGGGTCAGCAGCCTCGCCCTCACTGGCAAGCGAGTCCATCTCATAGATGAAGCAAAGATGGCTCAAATGATTGCAAGTGGGGAGGATACTAACGGATTTGAAGTACCTGAAAGTTTGCTTGAAACCAACGATGATATAGGGGCAGAAAGTGATTCAGACATCTTAGACAGTCCAAAAGtgaaaaatatgaagaaggaCACATTAGTGTCTTGTTCCTCTGAGCAAGACACTGATACCTCACAGTCGGACATTGTACAGCTTTCCTCAACAAAGAATTCATCACAGCGAGGATCCTCAGAAGAACCACCAAATGCCCATGGTGACCATGTCGTTCCAGAAACGGTAAATTCTCAGCCTATGACAGACACTTACACATCATTTTCTGATCATTCCAACTCAGACTCTTCTACCGAACCCTTAGAAGATATGCAGACAAAAAAGACTCCTGAGAAATCTGAGCAAAGTACTGCCGAACTGACTGCAGACCGGGTGAATGGTGAGCCTTTTAGCAACAGTGAACCAGAGTTTAATAATGATCAGGATGACAGTGGGAAGGAGACTGTCCCCCAAAGCAGCGAACAAAATGAAAACATCAAGATACAGGTGACTAATGAAAATGGCGAGGATGTGGATCCCAACACAGACACTGAAGTAAATTCGCCAGATCTTCCAAATGGCGATACAAACAATCCTATTAGTGAGGAAAAACACACTTTAAATGACAATAATCCTGACACAGAAATATCTGATCATTATGAATCAGATACTTTTCAATCAGGTTCCATGGATAACAGCATCAATGAATACATTTCTCCCAGAGATGTTGTGGAAAATCATAATCCGTCTATCCAGGAATCTGTTGACCTTCTTAGTGCTAGCGAGAGTATAGAGGAAGTCAGTGAGAATCTTGTAAGTGAGACACTAGATGACGAAGCCATTcacagcaatagcaatgatatccAAGAAGACTTAAGCAGTTCTTCAGTACAAGAACAATATGAAATAATCGGCTTTACTTCCAATGGAAAAGAAATGCTACTGGAAAGTGGATTCATCGACTGTGATGACCCAAGTTTGCTGCCAGAACCTCTCAGCATCAACTGCGATGAGATATCTCCAACACTCATTCAGACGAGCAGAGGTGAGGTGAACGATGCGGAAGCAAACGAAGAACTAGCTGAAAAAGATTTGAATTTGCAGTTACATAACCAGTCAGTTCAGCAGACATGTCCTACTTCTACcctagaaaaggaagagacagaaaatgaaattgCAGAAGCAGAAACAAGTGAAATTACAGTAAAAGCTGATGGTGATGCAGAAGTGCCAAATACGGACATGACCAATTATTTTACAAATGAGAGTGAACTTCAAACATCAGATAATACTCAAGAAGATGCAAGGCAAAGCGTAACTGAAAATGTGAATGACGTTAATGTggaagaaactaagaaggaaAACGCAGAAAACACCTTAGACGAAAGTGAACCACCAGACACCGAGATAGACAATGAAGAGTTGAGCGATGGCACAGATTCCTGGGATCGCGTGACTGTAGTAAGAGTATCTTCAGGCAGCACATCGGAGAGCAGGAATGACACTCCAGATATTGACAACGAAGGTACAGACACCTTGCAATCGTCTGCCGAGGAAGGCTCTAGGAGCAATGTCTGTCAGGAACCCCCATTAAGCCCTCAGGACCTTACAGCAGATGCCTTTAGTGCAACAGATGCAAGTCTTTTGGATGAAATTTTCCGCAACGCAAGTCCCCATGATGGCAACTGCTCTCCTGTGGACGAGAGCAGCTCCGGTCTCTCGACCATcgaagaggacgacgacgagcACCTGGAATATGCCCAAGACGATGATCCGAACCCACTTCTTGAGGACACTGTGGTTGGGGAACAATCTCCCCCAGCAGACACGAAACTACATGAGGAAGAAAACAGGAATGTGTCTACAGAGGAACTGCACAGGGAAGAGGACAAAAGTATTTtagtagaaaaggaggaagcaCTGCTCttgaaaaatgaagatgaaacaaATGAAGTGGAGAACAAAGATGAAatcgaaaaggaagaaaattgtaTTTTTTGTGGAGGTGAAATTATTGTAGCACATGATGATGAAACTCTAAACGATGAAGAAGATATTGTTACTGACGTAGCAGAAAGTTCTCTACTTATAGTGGATACAGAAACCCCAACTGGAATGGATGCAGCGGAATGCATGCCtgaaatggaaaaagaatatgCTCAGGGTGAGGATGTTATTGTAACTGATGGTTTTAAAGAAGTAAATacaaatgagaaggaaggggatataACAGACTTGGACGAAAATGCCAGTGGCAATACAGCTGATGAATTAAAGGATACAAGTGTAACTGAGGGAGAAGCAGATACAAAtacgacaaaaaataatgaagaggtAACTTTAGATGAGCATGAAGCTAATATACACAGAGTTGAAGAAAAGTCTGATGTGGCTGAAAAAGTGTTAGGTATAGCCGAGACTGATGAAAAGGCAGATTTATCCTTGGCTGAGGAAGGAGTAGACTTAAGTGTGGTAGAAGTTGAACACGAAACATCTGTcgctgaggaagaggaagacatagttgaaaatgaaaaagaagacatCGATGAAACCGTGGAGAAGGCAGAGTTCATCTTAGCTGAGGAAAAACCAGATATAAGTGTGGTTGAAGAAAAGGTATCTTTAgctgaagagggagaaaataaagataggacGGAAGTTATTATGGCTGAGAAAGGAACAGATATAACTGTTactgaggaaaatgaaaatattattgtgTCTGATGGACTGGCAGATGTAAATGGGATCGAAGGAAGCCTAACTAAgactgaggaggtagaagaagtaACCGAAGATAAACCAAATTCATGTGCGCCAGAAGATCGAACAAATACAGCGGCGGAAGAATTAGATATCATTGTAGCTGAAGAAGAAGCACCTGTGGTCGAGGAAGATGCTGAAGTATCTATCTGTGAGGAGAAAGTCGATGAAGCTAAGGAGGAATTAAAAATTGATGACGAAGTAGAAGAAACTGAAATTATCACTGAAGAAGATATAACTGTGGCTGAAGCTGTGGTAAATTTTGCTGGGGATAAAGGAGAGGTTTCACAAGCAGAAGATGAAGCCGGAGTAACCATAATGGAGGAAGTGACAGAAGTTTCAGTGGCTGAGGGCTTGATACAAGGAACAGAAGAAACTCCAGTACCCGAGAAAGAGGCAGAGTTAACAATAGACGAGGAAGTAGCAAATGTTCttttgagtgagggaggagaagaaagagtaattGAAGAAAATAATGGCAAAGATTCCGAAATAAATGAGGCCGAAGAAGAAGTGGGAGTTACTCTGACAGAACAGGAGGCAGAAGCTTCAGTGATGGAGAAAGGCACAGATGGAGTAGCAAATGTTTTTatggctggggaaagggaggaagaggaaataactaTGGCTGACGAAGTAACGGATGTTTTGATgaacgaggaaaatgaagaggaaataacTATGGCTGATGAAGTAACGGATGTtttgatgaaaaaggaaaatgaggaggaaataaGTATGGCTGACGAAGTAACGGATCTTTtggtgaaaaaggaaaatgaagaggaaacaaCTATGGCTGATGAAGTAACGGATGTTTTGATGAAAGAGGAACATGAGGAGATAACTATGGATGATGAAGTAACGGATCTTttgatgaaaggagaagaagaggaacaggaaataACTATGGCCAACGAAGTAGATGTTTTCATGGCAGcggaaaacgaggaagagggaataagtcTGGCCGAGGAAATAACAGAGGCCAcagtagacgaagaagaaaatagctTAACTGAGGCTGAGGAAGGTACAGATGCCATTGTGGCTGAAGAGGAGGCAGAAATTACTGTGACCGGAGAAAACCCTTCAATCGTAGTTGATGAAGAGGCAAATGAATTAGGAGAGCAATCTATCCCAATAGATGTGGAAGGCGACGATGCAACATTTTTTGAAGCCATCGGAGGAAATACTGAATGTAAAGAGAATGTAGAGGAGATAGAGCACAGTCACCCCTGTTTAGAGGGAGGTACTGAAGTCTTAACTACGGACGGTGCAGATCTTGGCGTAACAAAGGATATACACGATGTCGATGAAGAAACGGTGACTGAGGAAATGCCAGAATCTATTTATGAAGAAGAAATtgacaaagacaatgatgatgatacattttGTCTTTCAGTGGATAGACAAATCACCAATATTAAGGAGCCGCAAAACGATGAACTGGATCCAGATAAAGATATCGATGAAAGTCACGATGAGAGTATCGGCGATCTATTAGAAAACGACCATGACCTGATTGACAGAGACGAAGCATCCATAGCATCCCACCATGACAGCGATGGGGGCGAGTCTCTGCTGATGAGTGATGCCACGCTGGACACAACGGAGCCAGAGACCAAGGCGGAGTATGAGGAGATCTTGGGCAGTGTTCTAGAAACGGAAATCAAGGCAGAGTATGAGGAGCTTATAGGCAGCGAGAAGGAAACCAGTGATAAAGACATGTATGAGGACATGATAGACAGAGTGGAAAGCAGCATAGAAGAGAAGGTATATGTGACCGATAAGAAGGTATCAAgaaattttaattcatttttaatgAAGTCGGGCGCAAGCAACGACATGAATCACACTAAAATTATGGAAAGTAGTGATATACAGCATGCGCAAGCAGCTTGGGAGAATGATGGCGAACTCAATGAAGGAAGTTCTAGTGATCACACCATCACACTAggaaatcatgatgacaatgatggacTCTCTGACAAAGAGGATTCCGCAGGAGCCCATGATGGTGACGAACAGGAGAGGAGTGGCAGTAATTGGGCAGCAAGCGTCAGCCAAGCTGGTGAGCAGACTGAATGCGAGGTAGGGTCGCTGAATGTCGATAGACAGGCTGAAGCCTGTGTTGATGCCCCTTCGAGTGCTTCCTCTGATGCCTCTCCTCgggaaaggagcgaaggagacCACGGGGAGGCTGTGGCTGCTGCCAACTCGCCCTCATCAGATTCAGGTGTTGTAGAGATGGCAGGGAAGACTGCACACTCGCCTTCAGATGCTTCTGTAGAGGAAGTGGTTGCTGAAGATCACAATCCTCGCGGCCGTGACGCTCAGGATTCTTCCCGTAGTGAAGAATCTGTTCGCAGTGCACCGCCCAATCGAAGGACTTCCAGTAAGCAGGCCAAGGATCGAGCCAACCGAATCACCAGTGGGCGCCGCCGCTCCTCTTCTGGCTGTGGTCGTGCTTCTCTGGATGGTGGTGACGTCACGACCCTGCACGGCTGGACAACATTCACAGCACCTGGAGATAATTCTGACAATGATAGCTCAAAGCCACGAAGACGTCACTGGGAAGCTCCTACGAGCGACAGTTTCCAGAATCTCCCACCACAAGTGGACAGCGATGGAGCCTCCCTGAGCAGACACCGAATGGTCCAAGAATACCTGGACAGTCTTCAGAACCACCAAATATCCAAGGACGGGTCACCTCGTTGCACAGTGGGAAGCGGTCCCCACTCAATCAACGATTTTCCGACAGACAACGTGAGTGAATTGGACACCTCAGACTCTGGGGACATGAGTTACTCAGAACGGCTGCTGCGTGTCCTTGAGAGCCGTAGATCCCGGCGTCATCGCCCTCGCTCTTCCAACATCGACGGGGAGGACACGCCTACTCGGTATCGACCCTCTGCCCTCAGTGCCCTGGACGTCTTTCTAACAACGTTGTCGCGGTACCGAGGGGGGCAGCAGTTTGAAGGCGACCCTCCTCGGGATCcgacccctccacctctccctcaggATAGTGAGGACAACGTGACGGTGCAAGTGAAAACTGGGCCGCGGCAGCACGATGTCCGCGTCAGCTCAAGACGCCAGGTGCGCCTCGTGGTCAACGTGGGAAACCCCACAAGAGCCTCCGACTCGGGCTGTGTGGCTGACTCGTCGCAATCGGAAC GCAAAGTCAAGCGCACTGGGCCTGTGGGTGGAGGCTCACCTACAGGCCGCAGGCGCCCCACGAGAAATGTGAGCGAGACCCGAGCTCCTGGCCACGCCCGAGCCAATGCAGCATCTGACCCTGAGGTTGATCAGCTACTGTCTGACGTGAGAGAATACCTCAACAAAAAACTCAGCAG ACAAAGCGGCGCAGAGGAGAGCGGGGACCAGGCGCCACCAGACGGTATCGTCGTGGAAGGCAATAACATTGAAAAGTGTTTCACGGAACGACCACCAGGGGGTGGACGGGCCAGACTTTATCCAAAAC ATCGGCCGAAGCAAGACGAACGGAGACAAAGAATGGCGGGAGATCCCaagcagaaggagagacagaggatcCAGCAGTCGATTCATGCCATAAACGCGCTTCTGAA